The nucleotide sequence GCGCAGTGCTCGAGGTGATCGGCGAGGACTACGTGATCGCGGCGCGCGCGCGGGGCATGCCCGAGTGGCTGGTAATGCTCAAGCACGTGATGCGCAACGCGGCGATTCCGATCCTGACCGTAATCGGATTGCAGTTCGGCGCGCTGCTCTCCGGCGCGGTGATTACCGAGAACGTCTTTGCCTGGCCCGGGCTGGGCACCGAGTTCATCAGTGCGCTCAACCGCCGCGACTACCCGGTGGTCCAGGGCTGCGTGCTGCTCTTCGCCTTCGTGTTCGTCGGCGTCAACCTGCTTACCGACCTGGCCTACGCAATAGCCGATCCGCGCATCAGGCTCGGGGTTCGCGGAGAGTCGCGATGACCGTGCGCGCCTGGATCGGCCTGGGGTTGGTGCTGCTGCTGATTGCGGCCGCGCTGCTCGGACCGCTGCTGGTCCGCGCCGATCCCGAACAGCTCGAGCTCGGCCAGCGCCTGAGCGCGCCAAGCCGCACGCACCTGTTGGGGCAGGACAAGCTGGGACGCGACGTGCTGGCGCGGGTGCTGATCGGCGCGCGGGTCAGTCTGGCAGTGGGCCTGATCGTGGTGCTGGTCAGCGCGCTGGTCGGTTCGCTGCTCGGCGGGTTGGCCGGGTTCCTCGGCGGAGTGTTCGACGGCGCGCTGATGCGCTTGGTCGACGTGCTGATGGCCTTTCCCGGCATCTTGCTGGCCATCGCCATCGCCGGGATTCTCGGGCCCAGCGTAACCAACGTGATCATCGCGCTCTCGGCTTTGGGCTGGGTGGGCTACGCGCGGCT is from Candidatus Alcyoniella australis and encodes:
- a CDS encoding ABC transporter permease, whose translation is AVLEVIGEDYVIAARARGMPEWLVMLKHVMRNAAIPILTVIGLQFGALLSGAVITENVFAWPGLGTEFISALNRRDYPVVQGCVLLFAFVFVGVNLLTDLAYAIADPRIRLGVRGESR
- a CDS encoding ABC transporter permease produces the protein MTVRAWIGLGLVLLLIAAALLGPLLVRADPEQLELGQRLSAPSRTHLLGQDKLGRDVLARVLIGARVSLAVGLIVVLVSALVGSLLGGLAGFLGGVFDGALMRLVDVLMAFPGILLAIAIAGILGPSVTNVIIALSALGWVGYARLVRGQVMAVRERDFVIAARATGVPESRVLWRHVAPVVLAPVIVQASFGIAGAVLAESSLSFLGLGPQDMPSWGAMISEGAEQLRKAPHLATFPGLAIALTVLAFNFLGDGLRDRLDPQGAAQ